One genomic segment of Centropristis striata isolate RG_2023a ecotype Rhode Island chromosome 13, C.striata_1.0, whole genome shotgun sequence includes these proteins:
- the luc7l3 gene encoding luc7-like protein 3 isoform X2, producing the protein MLSAAQLLDELMGRDRNLAPDEKRSNVRWDDESKVCRYYLCGFCPAELFTNTRSDLGPCEKIHDENLRITYEKSSRFMKEGYERDFLRYLQSLLAEVERRIRRGHARLALSQAQQNAGGPGPSGKNEEKVQVLTEKIEDLVLQIEELGSEGRVEEAQGMMKLVEQLKEERELLSSTPSTIESFAAQEKQMEVCEVCGAFLIVGDAQSRVDDHLMGKQHMGYAKIKSTVEELKEKLRRRSEDPQSESPALKKDREDREREREEREKKRKEEEEKEIAREKEREKEKERERERERERERDRDRDRDRDRERERERRARRSHSHSRHSSRTSDRKRSRSRDRRRSRSRDKDRERERKRSSRDRERERRRSRDRSDRKRRSRSRERRRSRSSDRKSHRHRSRSRDRDREEKKDKDRERSSKDKDRKVTEERSSSKKDKHTDGDATAAKASSEAEPMETEAAASTSASPLLNGQQELLHSEGDTQSN; encoded by the exons ATGCTTTCAGCAGCCCAGTTACTCGATGAGTTAATGGGCCGAGATAGAAACTTGGCCCCTGACGAAAAGCGATCCAACGTGCGATGGGACGACGAGAGC AAGGTATGCCGATACTATCTGTGTGGCTTCTGCCCAGCGGAACTATTCACAAACACCCGCTCTGACTTGG GCCCTTGTGAGAAGATCCATGATGAAAATCTTAGAATAAC GTATGAGAAAAGCTCTCGGTTCATGAAGGAGGGCTATGAGCGGGACTTCCTGCGCTATTTGCAGTCACTCCTGGCGGAGGTGGAACGGCGGATTCGAAGAGGGCATGCCCGGCTTGCACTTTCTCAGGCTCAGCAGAATGCAGGG GGTCCTGGTCCATCAGGAAAGAATGAAGAGAAGGTCCAGGTTCTAACAGAGAAGATTGAAGACTTGGTCTTACAG ATTGAGGAGCTGGGGTCGGAGGGCAGAGTGGAGGAGGCCCAGGGAATGATGAAGCTGGTGGAGCAgctgaaggaggagagggagctGCTCAGCTCCACCCCCTCG ACTATCGAGAGCTTTGCAGCCCAAGAGAAACAGATGGaggtgtgtgaggtgtgtgGGGCCTTCCTTATAGTGGGTGACGCACAGTCCAGAGTTGACGACCACTTGATGGGCAAGCAACACATGGGCTATGCCAAGATCAAATCCACTGTGGAAGAGCTCAAG GAGAAGCTACGACGTCGCTCAGAGGACCCGCAAAGCGAAAGCCCAGCGCTCAAGAAGGACAGAGAAGACCGGGAGCGTGAGAGGGAGGAAAGGGAGAAAAAGcgcaaagaggaggaggaaaaggagatcGCAAGGGAGAAGGAGCGTGAAAAAGagaaggagcgagagagagagcgggagcgagagagggagagggacagAGATAGAGACAGGGATAGAGACAGGGAGCGGGAACGGGAACGGAGGGCACGCCGGAGCCACTCTCACAGCCGCCACTCCAGTCGAACATCAGACAGGAAACGGAGCCGATCCAGGGATCGCCGGAGGTCCAGGAGCAGAGACAAGGACAGGGAGAGGGAACGCAAACGGAGCAG CAGGgacagggagagggagaggaggcgaAGCCGTGACCGCTCTGACAGAAAGCGCCGCTCCCGCAGTCGTGAGAGGAGGAGGTCGCGCAGCTCAGACCGCAAATCTCACCGCCATCGCAGCCGCAGcagggacagggacagagaggagaagaaagacaaGGACAGAGAGCGGTCATCAAAAGATAAAG ACCGTAAGGTgacggaggagaggagcagctcTAAGAAAGACAAGCATACTGACGGTGACGCAACTGCCGCCAAGGCTTCGTCAGAAGCGGAACCGATGGAGACAGAGGCGGCTGCCTCTACCTCCGCCTCCCCTCTGCTTAACGGCCAGCAAGAGCTCCTCCATTCTGAAGGTGACACTCAGTCCAATTAA
- the ankrd40 gene encoding ankyrin repeat domain-containing protein 40, translated as MSTTSLDKELQERLREASAIGDIDEVRTLVESGVNVNSQNEINGWTCLHWACKRNHKHIVSYLLSYGADKEILTAKDELASQLTSKPEIKRLLGIEVEEMPEVKEPELPIIPNYLSNPPFMYSKMDNKSELILAQQLTQNGSGEHAGDTQSDSPSFSPTHEPQKTQSLFSDGSTPPPNPPNHSQAQAGEFIPVTEQNGVSPSQASSHNHAVVNCTVPMDLSVEPHLVNHADYPHTVAHNGTMCSPPLASPSPSLASNGGSQVQAPVSGTNPTMSRQQSIPQQLSYSQAGGPMPAFQPFFFTSTFPVNVQELVLKVRIQNPNARENDFIEVELDRQELTYRSLLRVCCRELDISAEHVEKIRKLPNTMLRKDKDVARLQDFQELEVVLEKAEGLSLFSGTGGLTDRPCYNMKASRLTY; from the exons ATGTCCACCACTTCGTTGGATAAAGAATTACAGGAGCGACTGAGAGAGGCGTCTGCCATCGGGGATATCGACGAAGTGCGGACATTGGTGGAGAGTGGAGTAAATGTTAATTCACAGAACGAAATAAATGGCTG GACATGCCTTCACTGGGCATGCAAGAGGAACCATAAGCACATAGTGTCCTACCTACTCAGTTATGGAGCAGACAAAGAAATCCTCACGGCTAAGGATGAGTTGGCATCGCAGCTTACATCCAAACCAGAGATCAAACGACTCTTAGGAA ttgAAGTGGAGGAAATGCCTGAAGTCAAGGAGCCTGAGCTGCCAATCATCCCCAACTACCTGTCTAACCCGCCCTTCATGTACTCCAAGATGGATAACAAGTCCGAGCTCATCCTGGCACAGCAGCTTACACAGAATGGTTCTGGAGAACACGCTGGAGACACACAAAGCGATTCACCCTCTTTTTCCCCAACTCATGAGCCTCAGAAAACGCAGAGCCTGTTCTCTGATGGCTCCACTCCTCCTCCAAACCCTCCCAACCACAGCCAAGCCCAGGCTGGGGAATTCATTCCAGTGACTGAGCAAAATGGTGTGTCACCCAGCCAGGCCTCATCCCACAACCACGCTGTTGTTAACTGCACAGTGCCCATGGACCTGTCAGTTGAGCCGCACCTGGTCAACCATGCTGACTACCCGCATACAGTGGCACACAACGGCACCATGTGCTCGCCTCCGTTGGCCTCACCCAGCCCCAGCTTGGCCAGCAACGGCGGGAGCCAGGTCCAGGCCCCGGTGTCCGGCACTAACCCAACTATGAGCAGGCAGCAGTCTATTCCACAGCAGCTCAGCTACAGCCAGGCTGGTGGGCCCATGCCAGCCTTCCAGCCGTTCTTCTTCACCAGCACCTTCCCTGTCAATGTGCAAG AGTTGGTGCTGAAGGTGCGTATCCAGAACCCCAATGCTCGGGAGAACGATTTCATTGAAGTGGAGCTGGACCGCCAGGAGCTCACCTATCGTTCCCTTCTGAGGGTCTGTTGCCGTGAGTTGGATATCAGCGCTGAGCACGTGGAGAAGATCCGCAAGCTGCCCAACACCATGTTGAGAAAG GACAAGGACGTAGCTCGGCTGCAGGACTTTCAGGAACTTGAGGTTGTGTTGGAGAAAGCGGAGGGTTTGTCCCTTTTCTCTGGGACTGGAGGCCTAACAGACAGACCGTGCTACAACATGAAGGCCTCCCGCCTCACCTACTAG
- the luc7l3 gene encoding luc7-like protein 3 isoform X1 codes for MLSAAQLLDELMGRDRNLAPDEKRSNVRWDDESKVCRYYLCGFCPAELFTNTRSDLGPCEKIHDENLRITYEKSSRFMKEGYERDFLRYLQSLLAEVERRIRRGHARLALSQAQQNAGGPGPSGKNEEKVQVLTEKIEDLVLQIEELGSEGRVEEAQGMMKLVEQLKEERELLSSTPSTIESFAAQEKQMEVCEVCGAFLIVGDAQSRVDDHLMGKQHMGYAKIKSTVEELKEKLRRRSEDPQSESPALKKDREDREREREEREKKRKEEEEKEIAREKEREKEKERERERERERERDRDRDRDRDRERERERRARRSHSHSRHSSRTSDRKRSRSRDRRRSRSRDKDRERERKRSRSRDRERERRRSRDRSDRKRRSRSRERRRSRSSDRKSHRHRSRSRDRDREEKKDKDRERSSKDKDRKVTEERSSSKKDKHTDGDATAAKASSEAEPMETEAAASTSASPLLNGQQELLHSEGDTQSN; via the exons ATGCTTTCAGCAGCCCAGTTACTCGATGAGTTAATGGGCCGAGATAGAAACTTGGCCCCTGACGAAAAGCGATCCAACGTGCGATGGGACGACGAGAGC AAGGTATGCCGATACTATCTGTGTGGCTTCTGCCCAGCGGAACTATTCACAAACACCCGCTCTGACTTGG GCCCTTGTGAGAAGATCCATGATGAAAATCTTAGAATAAC GTATGAGAAAAGCTCTCGGTTCATGAAGGAGGGCTATGAGCGGGACTTCCTGCGCTATTTGCAGTCACTCCTGGCGGAGGTGGAACGGCGGATTCGAAGAGGGCATGCCCGGCTTGCACTTTCTCAGGCTCAGCAGAATGCAGGG GGTCCTGGTCCATCAGGAAAGAATGAAGAGAAGGTCCAGGTTCTAACAGAGAAGATTGAAGACTTGGTCTTACAG ATTGAGGAGCTGGGGTCGGAGGGCAGAGTGGAGGAGGCCCAGGGAATGATGAAGCTGGTGGAGCAgctgaaggaggagagggagctGCTCAGCTCCACCCCCTCG ACTATCGAGAGCTTTGCAGCCCAAGAGAAACAGATGGaggtgtgtgaggtgtgtgGGGCCTTCCTTATAGTGGGTGACGCACAGTCCAGAGTTGACGACCACTTGATGGGCAAGCAACACATGGGCTATGCCAAGATCAAATCCACTGTGGAAGAGCTCAAG GAGAAGCTACGACGTCGCTCAGAGGACCCGCAAAGCGAAAGCCCAGCGCTCAAGAAGGACAGAGAAGACCGGGAGCGTGAGAGGGAGGAAAGGGAGAAAAAGcgcaaagaggaggaggaaaaggagatcGCAAGGGAGAAGGAGCGTGAAAAAGagaaggagcgagagagagagcgggagcgagagagggagagggacagAGATAGAGACAGGGATAGAGACAGGGAGCGGGAACGGGAACGGAGGGCACGCCGGAGCCACTCTCACAGCCGCCACTCCAGTCGAACATCAGACAGGAAACGGAGCCGATCCAGGGATCGCCGGAGGTCCAGGAGCAGAGACAAGGACAGGGAGAGGGAACGCAAACGGAGCAG AAGCAGGgacagggagagggagaggaggcgaAGCCGTGACCGCTCTGACAGAAAGCGCCGCTCCCGCAGTCGTGAGAGGAGGAGGTCGCGCAGCTCAGACCGCAAATCTCACCGCCATCGCAGCCGCAGcagggacagggacagagaggagaagaaagacaaGGACAGAGAGCGGTCATCAAAAGATAAAG ACCGTAAGGTgacggaggagaggagcagctcTAAGAAAGACAAGCATACTGACGGTGACGCAACTGCCGCCAAGGCTTCGTCAGAAGCGGAACCGATGGAGACAGAGGCGGCTGCCTCTACCTCCGCCTCCCCTCTGCTTAACGGCCAGCAAGAGCTCCTCCATTCTGAAGGTGACACTCAGTCCAATTAA